In a genomic window of Thermoprotei archaeon:
- a CDS encoding ribose 1,5-bisphosphate isomerase, producing MQIPEKVILMADNIRTMKVRGAVKIGRYAAEALINAAQLYDPQEHGDFVKYINEVSKILLSTRPTAVTLPNSVRFILKKLYDAMKKSHDAEYLRNVVIMAGNSFISRSYEAVKLISEFGSRLIDGDYTVYTHCNSSVVTSILVTAHKMGKNIKVYVNETRPKYQGYITAFELSREGIDVTLVIDSAAGYFLRNADLVLVGADAISSHGALVNKIGTSQLALLAKTMNVPFYSAAETYKFSPNTMIGEMIEIEERDHTEVVDKSFIEKYKINVRNPAFDITPPQYISAIITEKGIIPPIGVALILVEEYGWTLGEEFPSRVVEDV from the coding sequence ATGCAAATTCCTGAGAAAGTAATACTAATGGCTGATAATATTAGAACAATGAAAGTTAGAGGTGCAGTGAAAATAGGACGTTATGCTGCAGAAGCGCTGATCAATGCTGCACAATTATACGATCCACAGGAACATGGTGATTTTGTAAAGTATATAAACGAGGTATCTAAAATACTGTTAAGCACAAGACCTACAGCGGTAACGTTACCCAATAGTGTCAGATTTATACTCAAAAAATTATATGATGCTATGAAAAAATCTCATGATGCTGAATACTTACGAAATGTCGTTATAATGGCTGGTAATTCATTTATTTCACGATCATACGAGGCTGTGAAATTGATAAGTGAGTTTGGGTCTAGATTAATAGATGGTGATTATACTGTATATACTCATTGTAATAGTTCCGTGGTCACATCAATATTAGTAACTGCTCATAAAATGGGAAAAAACATTAAAGTGTACGTCAATGAAACACGACCAAAATATCAAGGATATATTACTGCGTTTGAGTTAAGTCGTGAAGGCATAGACGTTACACTTGTTATAGACTCAGCCGCAGGCTATTTTCTTAGAAATGCTGATTTAGTATTAGTAGGAGCAGATGCTATATCATCACATGGTGCTTTGGTTAATAAAATCGGTACTTCACAGCTAGCACTATTAGCGAAAACTATGAATGTCCCATTCTATAGTGCAGCAGAGACTTACAAATTCAGTCCAAATACTATGATAGGAGAAATGATCGAAATTGAGGAAAGAGATCATACTGAGGTTGTTGATAAAAGTTTTATTGAAAAGTACAAAATTAACGTGAGAAACCCCGCATTTGACATTACACCACCACAATATATAAGCGCTATAATAACGGAAAAAGGTATAATTCCTCCAATAGGTGTAGCACTAATTCTCGTAGAAGAATATGGCTGGACATTAGGGGAAGAGTTTCCGTCTAGGGTGGTGGAGGACGTTTGA
- a CDS encoding IS607 family transposase, translating into MEKLYTLKEAKRLLGVTTRTIQRWDKGGKIRCVRTVGGRRRVPESEIKRILGLREERIVIGYARVSSSTQKDDLERQKQLISSYAKEKGYGEVQVLSDVGSGLNENRRNFLKLLDMVFERKISKVIVAYEDRLTRFGIETLRRVFSVFGTEIEVINHEERTPHEELVEDLITIVSSFAGRIYGLRSHEYEKVVEGVKQLISG; encoded by the coding sequence ATGGAGAAGCTTTACACTCTCAAAGAGGCTAAGAGGCTTCTGGGCGTTACAACTAGGACTATTCAGAGGTGGGATAAGGGGGGCAAGATTAGGTGTGTTAGGACTGTTGGTGGCAGGAGGAGGGTTCCTGAAAGCGAGATTAAGCGCATTCTAGGCTTAAGGGAAGAGAGGATTGTTATTGGGTATGCAAGGGTTTCATCTTCAACACAAAAGGATGATTTGGAAAGACAGAAACAACTTATTTCAAGTTACGCTAAAGAGAAAGGTTACGGTGAAGTTCAGGTTCTTTCAGATGTAGGCTCTGGGCTTAATGAGAATAGAAGGAATTTTCTAAAGCTCTTAGACATGGTTTTTGAGAGAAAGATCTCAAAGGTTATAGTTGCTTACGAGGATAGGCTTACAAGGTTTGGGATTGAAACTCTAAGGAGAGTGTTCTCAGTTTTTGGGACGGAGATAGAGGTGATAAACCATGAAGAGAGGACACCCCATGAAGAGCTTGTTGAAGACTTAATCACTATAGTCTCGAGCTTTGCTGGAAGGATCTACGGCTTGAGATCCCATGAGTATGAGAAGGTTGTTGAAGGTGTCAAACAGCTCATATCAGGTTAG
- a CDS encoding DUF4931 domain-containing protein encodes MTEVRFDKLLNRVVIVSPKRALRPHDTSKEREQYSTVLCPFCPGNEKMTPQAIFYYHKVNNEIVLDSDKNGERSSNWLTRVFPNLYPIFSIEDSPINYHYVIVDTPNHDDTLASMSEEQISLLLLSIIELIERLYKEQLIKYVHIFKNYGKDAGASLLHSHSQVIALTFVPPLISDELKRFHEECFLCKTIERERKEGRVIYENNSFTVFAPWSTIQPYEFWIAPLKHEPIITKNSVNTLSHIISLMFKALNEVIGDVSYNMWFHISPKINSDFIRDFHWHIEVQPKISTWASLELGANVYVNTLSPEDATKNLKNIINKSTL; translated from the coding sequence GTGACTGAAGTCAGATTTGATAAACTGCTTAATAGGGTAGTAATAGTTTCACCAAAAAGAGCTTTGAGACCTCATGATACGTCAAAAGAACGTGAGCAATATTCGACAGTATTATGTCCGTTCTGTCCAGGTAATGAAAAAATGACACCGCAAGCAATTTTCTATTATCATAAAGTTAATAATGAAATTGTGCTTGACTCTGATAAAAATGGTGAACGTTCATCAAATTGGCTTACTAGGGTCTTTCCAAATCTATATCCCATATTTTCTATTGAAGATAGTCCTATAAATTATCATTATGTTATCGTCGATACACCTAATCATGATGACACATTAGCCTCCATGAGTGAAGAGCAAATAAGTTTATTACTATTAAGCATAATTGAGCTGATAGAAAGACTTTATAAAGAGCAATTAATAAAGTATGTTCACATATTTAAAAATTATGGAAAAGATGCTGGTGCTTCATTACTGCATTCTCATAGTCAAGTCATTGCACTTACATTCGTCCCACCATTGATATCAGACGAGCTAAAACGATTCCATGAGGAATGTTTTTTATGCAAGACAATAGAACGTGAACGAAAGGAGGGAAGGGTAATTTATGAAAATAATTCATTCACAGTGTTTGCTCCTTGGTCCACTATACAACCATACGAATTCTGGATAGCACCATTAAAACATGAACCAATTATTACCAAAAACAGTGTTAATACATTATCCCACATAATTTCATTGATGTTTAAAGCGTTAAATGAAGTTATTGGTGATGTAAGCTATAATATGTGGTTTCACATTTCACCAAAGATAAACTCTGACTTTATTAGAGACTTTCATTGGCATATTGAAGTCCAACCAAAAATTTCAACATGGGCCTCATTAGAATTAGGTGCAAACGTATATGTAAATACGTTATCACCAGAAGATGCTACAAAAAATTTAAAAAACATTATAAACAAATCAACTTTATAG
- a CDS encoding ABC transporter substrate-binding protein has product MVHIKIYNPEVGYVDVPEKPERIISFSESITETIFMLGAGDRIVGVDSWSQRPREAMRKRKVGDYVHLKLDVVEELKPDLILTATGVQRTIIEQLKSKGYPVYPIPIPISVYEIINNVLIIGGLIGEQEQALKLADDLMNNIEKFKKRALKNSLKAYIEIDLGGPTIPAYFSHITSALRLLNIINVYGHEKQSYLYGMQIPGFPVFDLSDVIRKDPDLIIYESKNKFPTKDELAEIIKKRNWESIKAVRENKMITIPNDTLAHYGPSFFNELEKVIQELKLQANITI; this is encoded by the coding sequence GTGGTTCACATTAAGATCTACAATCCTGAAGTGGGATACGTTGATGTTCCTGAAAAACCTGAAAGAATAATAAGCTTCTCTGAATCAATTACTGAAACTATTTTCATGCTAGGAGCAGGTGATAGAATCGTAGGTGTAGATTCATGGTCACAAAGACCGAGAGAAGCCATGAGAAAACGTAAAGTTGGTGATTATGTGCATCTCAAGTTAGATGTTGTTGAAGAATTAAAACCTGACCTCATATTAACAGCAACAGGTGTACAAAGAACCATTATAGAACAATTAAAAAGCAAGGGCTATCCAGTATATCCCATACCAATACCTATAAGCGTCTATGAAATCATTAACAATGTACTCATCATCGGAGGATTAATAGGAGAACAGGAACAGGCACTTAAACTAGCTGATGACCTCATGAACAATATCGAAAAATTTAAAAAGAGAGCTCTAAAAAATTCTTTGAAAGCTTATATAGAAATTGATCTAGGAGGACCAACAATCCCAGCCTATTTCTCGCACATCACGAGCGCATTAAGATTACTCAACATAATCAACGTATATGGTCATGAGAAACAATCATACTTATACGGTATGCAAATACCAGGATTCCCAGTGTTCGATCTATCAGATGTAATAAGAAAAGACCCAGATTTAATTATATATGAATCAAAAAATAAATTCCCAACTAAAGATGAACTCGCAGAAATTATAAAAAAGAGAAATTGGGAAAGCATAAAAGCAGTAAGAGAGAACAAAATGATAACAATACCAAACGATACATTAGCCCATTATGGACCCAGCTTCTTCAACGAACTAGAAAAAGTTATTCAAGAGCTTAAACTCCAAGCAAACATAACGATTTAA
- a CDS encoding thioredoxin family protein — protein MSLTTEIIKDVFMRGKNFKKYVEDMSEIYKLLFKAAYDEYKINKKVVRHIEKLLNGRMVNILVLAAEWCPDSRRNVPALVRIADHLGLIRLSIHEVNKGDELSTKFGLVKIPTMIIYDENWTELGRIIENPSTGSIEMDLEKIVSLRFKD, from the coding sequence ATGTCTCTTACTACAGAAATTATTAAGGATGTATTCATGAGAGGTAAGAATTTTAAGAAATATGTAGAGGACATGTCTGAGATTTATAAGTTACTTTTTAAAGCTGCTTATGATGAATATAAGATCAATAAAAAGGTTGTAAGACATATAGAAAAGCTCCTTAATGGTAGGATGGTTAATATCCTTGTGCTGGCTGCGGAATGGTGCCCGGACAGTAGGAGGAATGTACCTGCGTTGGTGAGAATAGCTGATCATCTAGGTTTAATTCGTCTTTCTATACATGAAGTTAATAAGGGTGATGAGTTAAGTACTAAGTTTGGTTTAGTGAAAATACCTACGATGATAATTTATGATGAGAATTGGACAGAGTTAGGGAGAATTATAGAGAATCCTTCGACTGGCAGCATTGAGATGGATCTTGAGAAAATAGTATCTTTAAGGTTTAAGGATTAA
- a CDS encoding gamma-glutamyl-gamma-aminobutyrate hydrolase family protein has product MKALRSMRPFIGITSYTVNGASIDRPKRPNAYEYTFQILSMDYVLAVIRAGGVPVVIPPTTDEALLESYVEKLDGFIFTGGDDISPYFYGESPVRGLGTVDVERDIYELNLIKMILKRNKPLLAICRGIQVLNVALGGTLYQDLPTEHPSKINHSYTISSKSYPSHYVRIDEKSKLAKITGMLRLAVNSFHHQAIKMLGKGLRATAWSDDDIIEAVELEGENLILGVQWHPETMAEKDIYSQKIFNALINEIIIKRTTNTVS; this is encoded by the coding sequence ATGAAAGCGTTGAGGAGTATGAGACCTTTCATAGGTATTACAAGTTATACTGTAAATGGGGCTTCAATAGACAGACCAAAGAGACCAAACGCATACGAATATACTTTTCAAATCTTATCGATGGACTATGTGCTAGCTGTTATTAGAGCAGGAGGCGTTCCAGTAGTTATACCTCCAACAACTGATGAAGCATTGCTGGAATCTTATGTTGAAAAACTTGACGGTTTCATATTTACTGGTGGTGATGACATTTCGCCTTACTTTTACGGTGAGAGTCCTGTTAGAGGATTAGGTACTGTGGATGTTGAAAGAGATATTTATGAGTTAAATCTTATCAAAATGATACTGAAAAGAAATAAGCCATTACTAGCAATCTGCAGAGGTATTCAAGTACTGAACGTTGCTTTAGGAGGTACGCTTTACCAAGACTTGCCCACTGAACATCCGAGCAAAATTAACCATAGCTATACGATTTCATCAAAAAGTTATCCTTCACATTATGTAAGAATTGATGAAAAATCAAAGCTTGCAAAAATTACAGGTATGCTTAGACTTGCTGTTAATAGTTTTCACCACCAAGCTATTAAAATGCTCGGTAAAGGATTGCGAGCCACGGCATGGTCTGATGACGACATAATAGAAGCTGTAGAACTTGAAGGAGAAAATTTAATATTAGGCGTACAATGGCATCCTGAAACAATGGCAGAAAAAGATATATATTCACAAAAAATATTCAACGCACTGATCAATGAGATCATAATAAAAAGAACAACAAATACTGTCTCTTAA
- a CDS encoding thymidine kinase: protein MSLEVITGPMFAGKTSELIRLIERAVYAKKRVAIFKPALDRRYSESEVVTHNGLRYQAYVIPTNEEGMLIMRQISNNLDVIGIDEVQFFPRTIVKLCEDFVNEGKRVIISGLNLDFRGEPFEIMADFLVRADSIYYLTAVCTICGKEATRTQRLIDGNPAPYDSPRIMVGGKELYEARCRLHHIVPGKPE, encoded by the coding sequence ATGAGTCTTGAAGTGATCACTGGACCTATGTTTGCTGGCAAGACCTCCGAATTAATACGTCTTATTGAAAGAGCAGTATATGCCAAAAAACGAGTTGCAATCTTTAAACCTGCTTTAGATAGAAGATACAGTGAAAGTGAGGTTGTTACACATAACGGTTTAAGATATCAAGCATACGTCATTCCTACTAATGAAGAAGGTATGTTAATTATGCGTCAGATTTCTAATAATTTAGATGTCATAGGTATTGATGAAGTACAATTTTTTCCTCGAACAATTGTAAAATTATGTGAAGATTTTGTGAATGAGGGTAAAAGAGTGATAATATCAGGTTTAAACCTTGATTTTAGAGGAGAACCTTTTGAAATCATGGCTGACTTTCTTGTCAGAGCAGACTCAATATACTATTTAACAGCTGTGTGTACTATTTGTGGTAAGGAGGCAACGAGGACCCAACGTCTCATCGATGGAAATCCTGCACCGTATGATAGCCCACGAATTATGGTTGGTGGTAAAGAACTATATGAAGCAAGATGTAGACTCCATCACATTGTTCCAGGTAAGCCAGAATAG
- the ppdK gene encoding pyruvate, phosphate dikinase: protein MPKRVYTFEEADYENVKLFGGKGAGLAMMAHLGLPVPPGIIITTDVCKEYYANGRQLPNDLMREIREGIKYIEAKSGRKFGDPENPLLVSVRSGAPVSMPGMMDTVLNLGINDKTINGLTRQLGSERAAYDAYRRFLQMYGKIVLGIDEKLFNDHFESIKRKYNAKYDADLDVDALKEIVDGFKRIIMRERGNKWADDPWKQLELAIAAVFDSWESPRAVFYRKVNNITPDVADGSAVNVVMMVFGNAGYDSATGVVFSRNPATGENELYGEYLPLAQGEDVVAGIRTPRSIKELKETMPEVYNQLYEGSKKLEQFKKEIQDIEFTIEHGKLYFLQTRNGKIGPIAMVKTSVDMYKEGFLTKEEAVLRVKPEHIQQLLYPRIDPKEKTVSIAQGLASSPGAVSGMAVFDADSAVAWAAKGKSVILVREETKPDDVHGMYASIGILTSRGGMTSHAAVVARAIGKPCIVGCEALEVDHEKRLFKVKNTDIIVKEGDWLTIDGFTGNVYLGQIKTVQPEPIPEFYELLGWANELKRLGVWANADQPDDAKIARKFGAEGIGLLRTERMFRKPERLAIFRKVILSDNPEERREGIKELIPLMKKDFLEIFEIMEGLPVIVRLFDPPIHEFLPSEDELVNQIAELKAKGADKTKIAELERELRKIRLFKEANPMMGHRGVRLGVTNPEIYEAQVTAILSAAAELIKSGKNILVEIMVPQVAIATELAYIKEKVVEPVAKQIETQYGIKVPFKYGTMIEVVRACLTADEIAKVADFFSFGTNDLTQGVFSFSRDDVENKFMPKYLEAKILESDPFENIDVSGVGKLVEIAVKLGRSSRPDLEIGVCGEHGGDPKSIEFFHKAGLTYVSASPYRIPVARLVAAHAAIKEKGIKLSKY, encoded by the coding sequence GTGCCAAAACGCGTATACACATTCGAAGAAGCTGATTACGAAAATGTGAAACTCTTTGGCGGTAAGGGAGCAGGCTTAGCTATGATGGCTCATTTAGGTTTACCAGTTCCACCAGGTATTATAATTACAACTGACGTATGTAAAGAGTATTATGCAAACGGAAGACAGTTACCAAACGACTTAATGAGAGAGATAAGAGAAGGCATTAAGTATATTGAGGCAAAATCAGGACGAAAATTCGGAGACCCAGAAAATCCGCTTTTAGTTTCTGTGCGATCAGGAGCGCCAGTTTCAATGCCAGGCATGATGGATACAGTACTTAACTTGGGCATTAATGATAAGACTATCAACGGTTTAACCAGACAACTTGGTAGTGAGAGGGCTGCCTACGATGCTTATAGGCGATTTCTTCAAATGTATGGCAAGATAGTTTTAGGTATTGATGAGAAATTATTTAACGATCATTTCGAAAGCATAAAAAGGAAATATAATGCAAAATACGATGCAGATTTAGATGTGGACGCATTAAAAGAAATTGTAGATGGGTTTAAGAGGATTATAATGAGAGAACGAGGTAATAAATGGGCTGATGATCCATGGAAACAATTAGAACTAGCAATAGCAGCAGTTTTTGATTCTTGGGAAAGTCCTAGAGCAGTATTTTACAGAAAGGTTAACAACATAACACCTGATGTGGCGGATGGAAGTGCTGTTAACGTTGTGATGATGGTATTCGGTAATGCAGGATATGATTCAGCAACCGGTGTAGTATTCAGTAGAAATCCAGCAACGGGTGAAAATGAGCTTTACGGTGAATATTTGCCATTAGCGCAAGGAGAGGACGTTGTAGCAGGCATAAGAACACCTCGTTCTATTAAAGAGCTCAAAGAAACAATGCCTGAAGTATACAATCAACTTTATGAAGGTTCAAAGAAACTTGAACAATTCAAAAAAGAAATACAGGACATCGAATTCACCATTGAGCACGGAAAACTTTACTTCTTACAGACGCGCAACGGAAAAATTGGTCCAATAGCAATGGTTAAAACATCAGTAGACATGTATAAGGAAGGTTTCCTCACAAAAGAGGAAGCTGTATTAAGAGTTAAACCAGAACACATACAACAACTGCTATATCCAAGAATTGATCCCAAGGAAAAAACAGTGTCAATAGCACAGGGTTTAGCTTCATCACCAGGTGCAGTATCAGGTATGGCAGTATTTGATGCGGACTCCGCTGTTGCATGGGCTGCAAAAGGTAAAAGTGTAATACTGGTCAGAGAGGAGACAAAACCAGACGATGTTCATGGAATGTACGCATCAATAGGTATACTTACATCTAGAGGAGGGATGACAAGTCACGCAGCAGTTGTAGCTAGAGCTATTGGAAAACCATGCATTGTTGGATGTGAGGCCTTAGAAGTAGATCATGAAAAAAGGTTATTCAAAGTCAAGAATACTGATATAATTGTAAAGGAGGGTGATTGGTTAACGATCGATGGTTTTACAGGAAACGTATACCTTGGTCAAATAAAAACTGTACAGCCTGAACCAATACCCGAATTTTATGAATTACTAGGATGGGCAAACGAACTCAAACGTTTAGGTGTGTGGGCAAATGCTGACCAACCAGATGATGCAAAAATTGCTAGAAAATTTGGTGCAGAAGGAATTGGTTTATTAAGGACTGAAAGAATGTTCAGAAAACCTGAAAGATTAGCAATATTTAGGAAAGTGATACTTAGTGATAATCCTGAAGAAAGAAGAGAGGGAATCAAAGAACTCATACCTTTGATGAAAAAAGATTTCTTAGAAATCTTTGAAATAATGGAAGGATTACCAGTCATAGTTAGACTCTTTGATCCCCCAATACACGAGTTCCTCCCAAGTGAAGACGAACTGGTAAACCAGATCGCAGAACTAAAAGCGAAAGGTGCTGATAAGACAAAAATCGCTGAGTTAGAAAGAGAACTCAGAAAAATTAGATTATTCAAAGAAGCAAATCCGATGATGGGACACAGAGGGGTAAGATTAGGTGTCACAAATCCAGAGATTTATGAAGCACAAGTGACAGCAATACTAAGTGCAGCAGCTGAATTAATTAAAAGTGGTAAAAACATATTAGTCGAGATCATGGTACCACAGGTGGCAATAGCAACTGAACTCGCATACATAAAAGAGAAAGTCGTAGAACCAGTAGCGAAACAAATAGAAACACAATACGGTATTAAAGTTCCATTCAAATACGGAACCATGATAGAAGTTGTTCGTGCATGCTTAACAGCAGATGAAATAGCAAAAGTTGCTGATTTCTTTAGCTTTGGAACAAACGATCTTACACAAGGAGTATTCAGTTTTAGCAGGGATGATGTAGAGAACAAATTTATGCCGAAATACCTTGAGGCAAAAATACTAGAAAGTGACCCATTCGAAAACATAGATGTAAGCGGTGTTGGAAAGTTAGTTGAAATTGCAGTAAAACTTGGTAGAAGTTCAAGACCAGACCTGGAAATAGGTGTCTGTGGGGAACATGGTGGTGATCCAAAAAGCATTGAATTCTTCCATAAAGCTGGATTAACGTATGTGAGCGCATCACCATACAGAATACCTGTAGCAAGATTAGTGGCAGCACACGCGGCTATAAAAGAGAAAGGCATTAAATTATCAAAATACTAA
- a CDS encoding type 1 glutamine amidotransferase domain-containing protein, whose protein sequence is MVEAGIANRALILIDEGFEEVEFFYPYYRLIEADFQVDVASTEAGKIKGKHGLEFEAKCPAKNLKGIAYDIIVIPGGWGPDRLRRDAEVLRIIKEAFEEYRVIAAICHGPQVLISVGILKNKKVTGARAIWDDLKNAGAEVVNEAVVVDGNIVTSRTPSDLPYFMKKILELVGKYPKVIETIETGKRTAIVRKRKITEQVSK, encoded by the coding sequence ATGGTAGAAGCTGGGATAGCAAATAGAGCACTTATTCTTATCGATGAAGGATTTGAAGAAGTTGAATTCTTTTATCCCTATTATAGGCTTATCGAGGCAGATTTTCAGGTAGATGTAGCATCAACCGAGGCAGGAAAAATTAAAGGTAAGCATGGTTTAGAATTTGAGGCAAAATGTCCTGCAAAAAATCTTAAAGGAATAGCGTACGATATAATAGTGATACCAGGTGGTTGGGGACCGGATCGGTTAAGACGAGACGCTGAAGTACTTAGGATAATTAAGGAGGCGTTCGAAGAATATAGAGTAATAGCAGCAATCTGCCATGGACCCCAAGTACTAATCTCTGTAGGAATCTTAAAAAATAAAAAAGTTACCGGAGCTAGGGCAATATGGGATGATTTAAAGAATGCTGGAGCCGAAGTCGTGAATGAAGCAGTAGTCGTTGATGGGAATATAGTTACATCACGTACACCATCAGATCTTCCTTATTTCATGAAAAAAATATTGGAATTAGTAGGTAAGTATCCTAAAGTCATCGAAACCATAGAGACAGGCAAAAGAACAGCAATAGTAAGAAAACGAAAAATAACGGAACAGGTTAGCAAGTAA
- the amrS gene encoding AmmeMemoRadiSam system radical SAM enzyme — translation MKEAVLYKPIDNGIVVCTACARYCRVPKNSVGFCGVRWNIDGKLYLMVYGKIITAHIDPIEKKPLVHYMPGSMVFSIATTGCNWACMYCQNYDISQRRIVEGFDISPEMIVKLAKAYGAHGLSYTYNEPTIFAEFAHDVGILARKEGLFSTFVTNGYHTPEVDAMLSKFLDAATVDFKGNADVKFLRHYVTILDPEPIFQSILEMKRYNIHIEITDLVVPEIGDDLNQARKLVKWIYDNLGPDVPIHFLRFHPDYKLMNIPWTPIETLEKHYKIAREEGLKFAYIGNVPGHPLENTYCPECGTLLIRRYGFDILEWNLDDQNRCKKCGAKIPIVGQLNPSYDKDRFIYVPMHRYAKYSRIETAKAIKS, via the coding sequence TTGAAGGAAGCTGTTCTTTATAAGCCAATTGACAATGGGATAGTTGTGTGTACTGCATGTGCTAGATACTGTAGGGTACCAAAAAACAGTGTGGGATTTTGTGGTGTTCGTTGGAATATCGATGGAAAGCTCTACTTAATGGTTTACGGAAAAATAATAACCGCTCATATAGATCCCATAGAAAAAAAGCCTTTAGTTCATTACATGCCAGGTAGTATGGTATTCTCTATAGCTACAACAGGTTGCAATTGGGCATGTATGTACTGCCAAAACTATGATATAAGCCAGAGAAGAATCGTCGAAGGTTTTGACATCTCACCAGAAATGATAGTTAAATTAGCAAAAGCATACGGAGCTCATGGGCTCTCATACACTTACAATGAACCAACAATATTTGCGGAATTCGCGCACGATGTAGGCATACTTGCGCGCAAAGAAGGATTATTCAGCACGTTCGTGACAAACGGGTATCATACGCCAGAAGTAGATGCTATGTTATCAAAATTCCTTGATGCTGCAACAGTAGATTTTAAAGGTAATGCTGATGTAAAATTCCTTAGACACTATGTGACAATCCTTGATCCTGAACCAATCTTTCAATCTATATTAGAGATGAAAAGATATAATATTCACATAGAAATTACGGATCTTGTTGTTCCAGAAATAGGTGATGACCTTAATCAAGCTCGTAAATTAGTAAAATGGATCTATGATAATCTTGGTCCAGATGTTCCAATTCATTTTCTTAGATTTCATCCTGATTATAAACTAATGAATATACCATGGACGCCTATAGAAACACTTGAAAAGCATTATAAAATAGCTAGAGAAGAGGGATTAAAGTTTGCTTATATAGGGAATGTGCCAGGTCATCCCTTAGAGAATACTTACTGTCCTGAGTGTGGAACCCTTTTAATTAGGAGATATGGATTTGATATTTTAGAGTGGAATCTTGACGATCAGAATCGGTGCAAAAAATGTGGCGCGAAAATACCAATAGTTGGACAATTGAATCCTTCTTACGACAAAGATCGATTTATATACGTTCCCATGCATAGATATGCTAAATATTCACGCATTGAGACCGCTAAAGCAATAAAAAGTTAA
- a CDS encoding dihydrodipicolinate synthase family protein produces MLNGIFAAMVTPFKDDLNVDEESIKWLIEYLERNNVNGAFVVSTTGEFAHLTKEEKIKIVKTAIESAKENFQILAGATDLTTHGVIELMKVYKDLGVKTVVVAPPFYYKIKNDELLNHYMTISSKIDTSLVLYNIPSLTGVNIPINMIKRLVLEKNNVIGIKATVDDMNYIKDIIIEIKSIRNDFSVFSGTDLLFVPTLMLGGDGAILASANYLPGLLSNIFKAYMDKDFMLVMKLYKYLIEFISAIDKLGLSIPTITKLILNMLNPQIKPFVRPPLTAATNDQNKMLNEIFQKFKAIFQFEKI; encoded by the coding sequence ATGTTGAATGGAATTTTTGCCGCTATGGTTACGCCATTTAAAGATGATCTTAATGTTGATGAAGAATCTATAAAATGGTTGATAGAATATTTGGAGAGAAATAATGTTAATGGAGCTTTCGTTGTATCAACGACAGGCGAATTTGCACATCTTACTAAAGAAGAAAAGATAAAAATTGTGAAAACTGCAATAGAATCAGCTAAAGAAAATTTTCAAATTCTAGCTGGTGCAACAGATCTCACAACACATGGTGTTATTGAATTGATGAAGGTATACAAAGATCTAGGGGTAAAGACTGTAGTAGTAGCACCACCATTCTATTACAAGATAAAAAATGATGAACTTCTAAATCATTATATGACAATATCATCTAAAATTGATACATCGTTAGTACTTTACAATATACCATCATTAACAGGTGTGAATATACCAATAAATATGATTAAGCGTCTCGTTTTAGAGAAAAATAATGTCATAGGCATAAAAGCAACGGTGGATGATATGAATTACATTAAAGATATTATCATTGAAATAAAAAGCATAAGAAATGATTTCTCTGTCTTTTCTGGAACTGACCTTTTATTTGTACCTACTTTAATGTTGGGTGGTGATGGAGCTATTTTGGCATCTGCAAACTATTTACCAGGTCTTCTTTCGAACATCTTTAAAGCATATATGGATAAAGATTTTATGCTAGTCATGAAATTATATAAATACTTGATTGAATTTATTTCAGCAATTGATAAGCTCGGATTATCAATACCAACAATCACAAAATTAATCTTAAATATGCTTAATCCACAAATAAAACCATTCGTAAGGCCTCCATTAACAGCCGCTACGAATGATCAAAACAAGATGTTGAACGAGATATTTCAAAAGTTTAAAGCAATATTTCAATTTGAAAAAATATAG